Genomic window (Pyrus communis chromosome 13, drPyrComm1.1, whole genome shotgun sequence):
CTGTACAACTCTTCAGGGCTTGAAAATCAAGAAGTTGATTATTGTTTAGTGAAGCCTTCGATCTGCTTAATTAAAGCTTGTGGTCAGCTTGTGCTGTATGGTTAGCCGAAATCTAACAGGGAAGCCCCCTCCGCCATGGCCAAGCTTTAAATGCTTCTTGTAAGTTGTAACACTAGAACGGCTTTGTATGTGCCTAATTTAACGTTGAATTCCTCTGATAGTTTTACCTAGTTTGATGACGGTGAAATCACCAACCGTCGGAATTACTAGATCGGAGAATACTGCTTCTAAAAAACttagttttgaacttttgagaaACAAATAAGCAAGCAAAATAGTCAAGTACACACACATAAGTACAGACACACATTGTGACTGATAAGGAAGTACTTGATGTAATAAAAGGTTGATTAAAATGGAGTAAATTACAATAAATCAACATGACAATTTACATCGGCCGGAACAAAATACAAGCaattcaaaaacaacaaaagattAGACAATATAAAACAAAGACAGAAAATAAGAGGCAGGCGCCCTGTTCTACTCGAAAGAAACATTTGGAACATGAGAAATCGTTGGCCAATCTTCTCCTGTGTTGCTCTGGCATTTCCTCTCGAGACCAGGACAATTTACGATCTCAAATTTTGTTACGGCAGTGAGGCGATGCATCTCCTCTGGCAAAGATAACAGTTTGGGACATGATATGAGGCCAACCCTTCTAAGCGATGTGAAACTCGTCAACCACCCAGGTAATGCCTCCAAATTCTCACAATTTACCATAAACAAGACTTGTAGGGTGTTTGTGGCTCCTTGAAACCATTCAGGCAATGCCACCATTCGTGGTACTCCTATAATCCCCAATTTTTGGAGCCTTAGTGGAATTACCTGATAGTTTTCCATCACCAAATCAAGTTGTTTACAGTTGATTATCATCAGAGTGTGTAATGACGCAAGATAACTTGTATCACGCGGCAGACACGTTAGATTACGACACTCCCCAAGAAAAAGATAACGAAGTGATGTCAAGCAGCCCACTCCATTTTCTGGAAAActtgtttgttttgtggttaattcAAGGTATCTAAGGCTGATCAACTTGCCCATGTCTGTAGGCAACTCTTCAAGATTCACACATCTACCGAGAATCAGACTTTGCAAGCTCTGCAACTTACAAATTGAATTGGGTAGTTCGgtgattcttccatttccagTCAAGTCCAGGCTTCTCAAGTGCCTCAAAGAACCAATGGAACTCGGCAACAATTTCCAAAATGAATTGACTAATCTCAGCGATCGCAGATATTTGAATCTTGAAATGCAAGTGCagaggaaggattcatcaataTTTATACAACTATCTACTGCTATAGTCCGCACTTTATTCAACTTTTGCAAGGTTGTTGAAacattttggccaatttccaaAATTGTTAGATGTCTAACATTTTCAGAGACCGCTTTGGTCCATGCAGAGTTTACCATAAAACTCTCACCTTGTGTGACTGATTGTACAAGGTCATGGATCAGATCATGCATATCAAATTTATAGAAGAAACTGTAGACTTTAACATTTTGAAAGAAAGATCTCTCCCACAACTCTCTGAAATATAGCTCACCAACATCTTCCAACTCCATCTTCCCATGATCAGAAGACTCGAGGATTCCATGTGCCATCCAATGATTTATCAATGATGTACTGTCAAACTGAACATATTTCTTCTGAAAAATTGAACAGTAAGCAAGGCACTGCTTCAAATGAGAGGGCAATTGATTATAACTCAGTCTCAAAGCAGGTAGAATATGACCAGCTCCCTCTCGTTCTAATTCCCATATCTCAGAATCTCTAATCAATTTCCACTGATGCTCATCAGTCTTTGAGTAAAGTTGACTCCCTAAGGTTTTCACAGCTAAGGGAACCCCTCCGCACTTTCTTACAATATCTTTTCCCATTTCATAGAGGCTTGGATGTTGTCTTTCTTGTCCTTCTTCAAATGCACACTTCACAAACAAAGAGAAACAATCCTTAAAAGAGAGAACTTCTAAATTTATGTGTGTTCCAACCGTGCCCATGATTGAAGCAACTGAGATATTCCTTGTCGTCACCAAAATCTTAGATCCTATCTTGGCCCCCTCTACCAACAAATCTCTCAACTCGCTCCATTTGATACGATCTTCGTTCCACACATCATCCAAGACGAGCAGAAATTTCTTATCCTTTAAAGCGTCTCGTAGTTGCTCTTGCAACTGATCCAGAGACAACCCTTCACTGATATGTGTACCTACTGCAGAGCCAAGGATTTCTTTTGCCAATCTATGGATATCAAAGTCCACTGACACATGCTGCCACATTCTTAAGTCAAAACTCCCAACGACTCTCAGATCATTGTACACCAACTTGGCAAGGGTGGTCTTCCCTAAACCTCCTAATCCCACTAAAGGAATAACAGATACATTCCGGCCATTATCCCCACCTTGATGATCATCGCCTTGTATCATTAGAAGATCaacaactttaattttttcTGTCTCTCTACCAATAACCTCCGAAGCACGGACAAAGGAGTGGGTTGTATTCCTATTCTCCCTCGCATGTTCACCGAGATGAGGGTGATGATGAACAGTGCGAAGATCAGCAAAATTCTTATCATCTTTAAGCTCATGTAACCTCTCTCTTATGTCCTTAATTTCATGACCTACTCTCAAGCGGAATGCAACCGGATTAGAGCGGGAAAAGAAACGGCGTACCTTTGTAGTTGTGTGACTGCCACGAACCACTTGCCTTTGCAACGCTTCGCACTCAAACTCATCCAACAGGTCCTCCGCATCAAGGAACACATCTTTAAGTTGTCGTACCCAACTGCGTAGCTCCTTGTTATGTGCTTGCTTCTCTTCGGCATCCAAGAGCACATCTCTGATGGTGGACATGGTGCGTCCAAGCTTTTGGAGATCCGCTTTAACACCCCAAGCCAAGCAAATCTCTTCAGAAGCGATGGAGCCGAGCCTTCCAATGAGCCTGCTTGCCAACGGAAATGCAAGCTCGGCCATCTTCTTGTGCTTGATGAGGTGAGCTCAAGGTAATTGAGATTTTCTGGCCTTAACTTAGGATAATGATTCTGGTTCTTTGCTAATGGTATGATCAAACTCTTCATATGCTTTTAAAAGTCAACAATTATAACCTTAAATCAGGATAATGATTCTGGTTTTCTGCTAAAGGTATGATCAACTCTTAATATGCTTTAAAAAGTCAAACAATTATAAAGAAAGACGTATAATATGTTATCTTTCGTTTGTTAGGAAGGTTGAATATTGTTGTGTCCGATAACAAGGAAATTACCAATCGGCAACTGGCAAGCCTATAGTGGGAGAAATTCTTAGGTCATTATTCTGAGTTTCATACCAGTATTGTTTTATCGGATCACATGACCGTCTGGCTTAAGGCATAAATAAACCCTATCCCTACTCTCACCTACTAGTATTTGGCCTCGTCCATCGATGTGTCATATGTCATCTCAAGCGAAGAATTTCTCTTACCATGGGTGTTTGGTTTGACAATATAGTCGACTACATAAAATTTGACaatagaaagaaaggaaaactaatgaaaaaaacttcaaaagtttgaatttcattcaaaagtcatctaataactttatttaataataagaacAAGCAAACTGCACAACCGCATACACATTAGCCTTGCAGAATCCCTCATTTAACAGCCATCCAATTCTTCCCTAACTTTTTGACTAAGCGACCGATTCTTAGAGAAGTTTTGACAGTGCACCTACACCCTCTCAAAGCCCAATCTCATTACTCTATTTGCTTTCAGTCCTTTCTGGTAAGTGCATTGCATTATGCTTAGTCAAACCAGATTAACAAACTTAATAATGTTAATACTAAACAGGGCTGACTATGCAACCATTAGCATTACAATTTGAATGTATATTGTATTTATAAGATGGACGGCCTGATTTCTAGGCACAGCGTTGACCAGTTGTTAACCGTAAGGACTTGCTAAAAGGTTAAAGGTCGATAATCAGTCGTGCCGACCACCTCTAACTCAACCAAATTCAAGGAGTTTATGAACTGAGTAATGGAGAAAGAAAGCTAGGCATCAGAGATGAATGTTTATGGCAACCGTCTAACGGTTTCTTAGTTCAATGTCCAAATTGCCGCACAAAATCGTAAATCAGCTCATATTGCCCCGAGTGGGATCATGGTAATCGTTCAACTCCACCGGAGTCCCAAGTCATGTGTATTCTAAACAAACAAAGAATGGGAAAGAAATAATTCAATTTACGGATGATCTCCCACATTCATATATCAtcacttttctttttgattaaaattgaaaGAGATGAAAAAGAAACTACGAAAACAAATCAAAGTTGGCGCCCTTCGGGGTTGAAATCTTTATCTCAGTGATTAATCCCGGACAGACCATCTAAAAATGAGTCCATGGTATGAATGTCTAGTCCTCTAGTCCGTCCAGGCGCCCCTCCTTTTAGGGATGACGCATCCAGCACGATCCTGCTCATCAGACCGTGTAGACATGTAAACGAGCTGAATATCTTATGCTATATATTGACTAAACGGGCAATGAAAAAGAAACTTACATGTGTGTGGATGCATTTTCCAGTTCTGGAgtttatgatgatttttttatcaaTCTTGGTCAATGAATGGTCCATTGGCAGATCAACCAATTTTAAcacattaaataaatttaaatgtaatataaaacAAGCTCGAACCAAGTTCATTTGAACCGCTTCTTACCTGATTTAGGAGCAGCAATGACAGTTCCATCTAGCCCCAAGAGTTTCTACAGAAACAGGTGAATATGGTATCAGTAATAAGTAAACGTAACCAACTGACAAGGTAATTAGTAAATATATAAGTTCACAAGAAGCATCGGTGCAATCCAATCACAGTGGGTACAGCTACCTTTGGACTCTGGTAACAGTCTTCCAGGTTATCATTATACAACATATGATCAAAGATTCCTGATGATTGCCCTTGCTCAATCTCTGCCTTGGCCTTTCGAAATCACTTTAGGACCTGTTCCTCTGTCTCTGTTCCCCTGTTTCCATATTCAACCATGCTCAGAACAGGAACATGAAAAGAGGAATTTGAGgatgagaaataataaatggcattTTAAACTACCTTGCACGAAGGcatttctcaagctcttccatTGAGGGTGGACATACAAAGATGAAGATAGCTTCCGATGAACTGGTCCTCACGGATCTTGCCCCTTGGACATCGGTTCTTGTTTTTAGGATTGTCACTtcttgaaaaaataataaatgtgtggaactctttttatttctttttcttgccaCCACGAGGGTAACTCCAAAATAATTTGTTCTTGTATTAATGTCAGATAAGATTGAAACTGAGCCTCATATGTGATTTCCTTCCAAGTGGTGCATAACTTGACCATGTTCAGGTTCATGCCAAGatcatgcttcttttggccgaTTGGTTTGTTTTATGCGATCAAGAGTGTGACTCCAATCTAATTTGCTCTTTTAGTAATGTCAGATAAGATTGAAAACTGAGCCTCATTTGTGATTTAAGAAATTTGTTCGATTTATAGAAAGTAGCTGAAA
Coding sequences:
- the LOC137711865 gene encoding disease resistance protein RGA2-like — its product is MAELAFPLASRLIGRLGSIASEEICLAWGVKADLQKLGRTMSTIRDVLLDAEEKQAHNKELRSWVRQLKDVFLDAEDLLDEFECEALQRQVVRGSHTTTKVRRFFSRSNPVAFRLRVGHEIKDIRERLHELKDDKNFADLRTVHHHPHLGEHARENRNTTHSFVRASEVIGRETEKIKVVDLLMIQGDDHQGGDNGRNVSVIPLVGLGGLGKTTLAKLVYNDLRVVGSFDLRMWQHVSVDFDIHRLAKEILGSAVGTHISEGLSLDQLQEQLRDALKDKKFLLVLDDVWNEDRIKWSELRDLLVEGAKIGSKILVTTRNISVASIMGTVGTHINLEVLSFKDCFSLFVKCAFEEGQERQHPSLYEMGKDIVRKCGGVPLAVKTLGSQLYSKTDEHQWKLIRDSEIWELEREGAGHILPALRLSYNQLPSHLKQCLAYCSIFQKKYVQFDSTSLINHWMAHGILESSDHGKMELEDVGELYFRELWERSFFQNVKVYSFFYKFDMHDLIHDLVQSVTQGESFMVNSAWTKAVSENVRHLTILEIGQNVSTTLQKLNKVRTIAVDSCINIDESFLCTCISRFKYLRSLRLVNSFWKLLPSSIGSLRHLRSLDLTGNGRITELPNSICKLQSLQSLILGRCVNLEELPTDMGKLISLRYLELTTKQTSFPENGVGCLTSLRYLFLGECRNLTCLPRDTSYLASLHTLMIINCKQLDLVMENYQVIPLRLQKLGIIGVPRMVALPEWFQGATNTLQVLFMVNCENLEALPGWLTSFTSLRRVGLISCPKLLSLPEEMHRLTAVTKFEIVNCPGLERKCQSNTGEDWPTISHVPNVSFE